A genomic stretch from Nitrospirota bacterium includes:
- a CDS encoding TldD/PmbA family protein yields the protein MKSKDQIEELLSECLARLKVAGIDQGEILYWETEMGTIRTFLNRVSHHGMTGDADLYMTAIRGKEIGRAQTSDLGRNGIQQLIRRATCQVGHEASFTPYPVLPGPFRNLSPSRKMFYESTLKMSAGERIKLIQETVDHSKTFQLKCSARLMNGGGRMGIINSSGALVIAEYTEASLSLILTDEKKVSAYSSRSSENIEFLNKDLTFQEATENAIRQKSLPVVPLQLKGNEEFFDVILGPDAVAEWIETLASTGLNGLHYEEEESFVSGRLNQKLLGENICLYDDPMELHGLHAPFDFEGVPKKKIVLFEQGVAKSVCYDSSTADKFSKKSTGHALPPFERSYGAIPRHLFLKGGKSSVEEMIASSDEPTLYVTRFHYTNVVNSKVCLLTGMTKDGTFLIRKGKIVGPVSNLRFLESIPEALNRVTLIGEPRLVHDPVGYGGLYPEGSVVPPLKIRKVRFIGSSANLES from the coding sequence ATGAAATCGAAGGACCAGATAGAAGAACTTTTGTCAGAGTGTTTGGCCCGGCTAAAAGTGGCGGGTATTGACCAGGGTGAAATTCTCTATTGGGAGACTGAAATGGGGACGATTCGAACTTTCCTGAATCGGGTCAGTCACCACGGGATGACCGGGGACGCTGATCTCTATATGACGGCTATTCGTGGGAAAGAGATTGGTCGGGCCCAAACTTCAGATCTTGGCCGAAACGGTATCCAGCAGTTGATTCGCCGGGCGACCTGTCAGGTCGGTCACGAGGCTTCTTTTACCCCCTATCCGGTTCTTCCCGGACCTTTTCGAAATCTTTCCCCATCCAGAAAAATGTTTTACGAATCGACATTGAAAATGTCCGCAGGCGAAAGAATTAAATTAATTCAAGAGACCGTCGATCATTCAAAAACGTTCCAATTGAAATGTTCTGCCAGGTTGATGAATGGCGGGGGTCGAATGGGAATTATCAATTCGAGCGGCGCGCTGGTGATTGCAGAATATACGGAAGCTTCGCTCAGTCTCATTTTGACTGACGAGAAGAAAGTATCCGCCTATTCCAGCAGATCTTCAGAAAATATAGAATTCTTGAATAAAGATCTGACATTTCAGGAGGCAACGGAAAATGCGATTCGGCAAAAATCCCTTCCTGTGGTTCCCCTTCAGCTGAAGGGAAATGAAGAGTTCTTCGATGTGATCTTGGGGCCCGATGCCGTGGCCGAATGGATCGAGACGCTTGCTTCAACGGGATTAAATGGCCTTCACTATGAAGAAGAGGAAAGCTTTGTCAGCGGACGGTTAAATCAGAAGCTCCTGGGTGAAAATATCTGTCTCTATGACGATCCGATGGAGCTTCACGGACTTCATGCACCCTTTGATTTTGAGGGAGTGCCTAAAAAGAAAATCGTTCTATTTGAGCAGGGTGTTGCAAAATCAGTCTGTTATGATTCGTCGACGGCTGATAAATTTAGTAAGAAAAGCACAGGGCATGCGCTACCTCCGTTTGAACGCTCTTACGGCGCTATTCCAAGGCATCTGTTTTTAAAAGGTGGAAAATCGAGCGTTGAAGAGATGATCGCTTCCTCAGATGAACCGACCCTCTATGTCACCCGATTTCATTATACGAATGTCGTGAACTCCAAGGTGTGTCTGCTGACTGGCATGACGAAAGACGGTACCTTTTTGATTCGAAAGGGAAAAATCGTCGGCCCGGTTTCCAATCTCAGGTTTCTTGAATCGATCCCGGAAGCGTTAAACCGGGTTACTCTGATCGGCGAGCCGAGGCTAGTTCATGATCCGGTTGGCTATGGCGGACTGTATCCAGAGGGGTCCGTTGTTCCTCCTTTAAAAATAAGAAAAGTCAGATTTATCGGCTCGTCTGCAAACCTGGAAAGCTGA
- a CDS encoding TldD/PmbA family protein, translated as MWRETLSSLLSGKRIKQVDYADVRVIPSHCEETLLVKNGKILQRTHSENVGYGIRVLAGGAWGFASCSTLDHKEAEKSFDRAIEMARASALIADPPVRLYPVRGPIQGKYRTPCQKDPFTEVTLEEKVKALLKTDQLLRESSAKVTLRESSMTFSKMEKIWMNSEGSYVEQELIESGAGMEVVAVLRDEVQKRSYPNSFRGNIGTAGYEFVESMRLADHALRIGEEAEALLFAAPCPETRTDLILMPDQLCLQIHESIGHAIELDRIFGSELTYAGGSFLSEHIQELGNFRYGSPLVNIVSDSTLREGLGTFGYDDEGIAAQKNDIIREGMLVGLLSSRESSDEYLRLTGKSLLPNSCMRATHSNRVPLIRMTNLYLEPGEGTLAELIHRTNEGILMETNSSWSIDDLRKNFSFGTEIAWEIKKGKRTRMLKNPFYRGMTLDFWNSCNAVCGPSEWRSYGTPNCGKGMPGQSMHVGHGASPARFGQIQVGSQGLK; from the coding sequence ATGTGGCGTGAGACTCTCTCATCCCTGCTGTCTGGAAAACGGATAAAGCAGGTTGATTACGCGGACGTCCGCGTTATTCCGAGCCATTGTGAGGAAACCCTCCTGGTCAAGAACGGTAAAATTCTCCAACGGACCCATTCCGAGAATGTCGGTTATGGTATCCGAGTTCTGGCCGGAGGGGCCTGGGGATTTGCAAGTTGTTCTACGCTTGATCACAAAGAAGCCGAAAAGTCTTTTGACAGAGCCATTGAAATGGCACGTGCTTCTGCCTTGATTGCAGACCCGCCAGTCCGACTTTATCCTGTCCGGGGACCTATCCAGGGAAAATATCGTACTCCTTGTCAAAAAGATCCGTTCACTGAAGTGACCCTCGAAGAAAAAGTCAAAGCCCTTTTAAAAACAGATCAACTATTAAGAGAATCCAGTGCGAAGGTGACGCTACGGGAATCGAGTATGACTTTCTCAAAAATGGAAAAAATATGGATGAACAGCGAAGGTTCTTATGTAGAGCAGGAGTTGATTGAAAGCGGAGCTGGCATGGAAGTCGTCGCTGTTTTGAGAGATGAGGTCCAGAAGAGATCTTACCCCAACAGTTTTCGGGGGAATATCGGCACGGCAGGATATGAATTTGTGGAGTCGATGCGACTTGCAGATCATGCCCTTCGAATTGGAGAAGAAGCCGAAGCTTTGCTTTTTGCCGCACCCTGTCCCGAGACCCGCACGGATCTGATCCTGATGCCGGATCAGCTTTGTCTTCAGATTCACGAGTCGATTGGACATGCCATCGAATTGGACAGAATATTTGGATCCGAATTGACCTATGCCGGGGGGAGTTTCTTATCAGAACATATTCAGGAATTAGGGAATTTTCGATATGGTTCTCCCCTCGTGAACATTGTTTCAGACTCGACACTTAGAGAAGGTCTCGGAACGTTCGGCTATGACGACGAAGGGATCGCAGCGCAAAAGAACGATATCATTCGTGAAGGTATGCTGGTCGGACTTCTTTCCTCACGCGAATCGTCGGATGAATATCTCCGTCTGACAGGAAAATCATTACTGCCAAACAGTTGTATGCGTGCCACCCATAGTAACCGGGTTCCCCTCATTCGAATGACCAATCTCTACCTGGAACCGGGAGAAGGAACCCTGGCTGAACTGATCCACCGCACGAACGAAGGGATTCTGATGGAGACGAATTCAAGCTGGAGCATTGATGATCTCAGAAAGAATTTTAGTTTCGGTACGGAAATCGCCTGGGAAATCAAAAAGGGTAAACGGACACGGATGCTGAAGAATCCATTTTATCGAGGCATGACTCTTGATTTTTGGAACTCCTGCAATGCGGTTTGCGGTCCTTCGGAATGGAGAAGTTATGGAACCCCAAATTGCGGGAAAGGGATGCCGGGACAGTCGATGCATGTGGGTCATGGTGCCTCTCCGGCAAGATTTGGCCAGATCCAGGTCGGAAGCCAGGGATTGAAATGA